From the genome of Daphnia pulicaria isolate SC F1-1A chromosome 5, SC_F0-13Bv2, whole genome shotgun sequence:
CATTGGTAGCCCCCCTCTATTGGTGGAAATTAATAGTCGGCATGGAGCGTCTACACGCACGCAGTCAGCGAAATTTCTGCACGAAAggcagaaacaaaagaaaaaccgccTATCACGAAGTGAAGGTAAAGACCTCGCACAGCGTGTGAGCGCGTGCGCGttgtcattttcttatttataccTTCAACAGAGAAATCCATCCACGGTTGACGGGCGAAGATCCACTTCATCATGGAATAATAGAAATATACGtacaagaaaatcaaacacATTTCGAAGGTGAAATCAGTCCCGTCCCGcagtataataataaatatacgCAATGCCTTATTGTAATAGAtggaaagaaaacagaaactgATGGCTCTCAAGGTTTAGAGCGCCATTCCGGCAATGaagcaacaatttttttttatgataatGGCGTAGTTTGGTATATACACACCATCCTACATGACGGAACAACATACACAGCAGAGCCGGAACCGACGGAAAAAAAGCAAGAGCCTGTCTGCTGGTGTGTCGCACTCGTAATCCCAACTTGAGAATTCGTTGTGGATATATGCGAGAGAGTTGGCGGGTggtgttgaatttttgttttgcatttgaaaacaacaacaaccggaaTTCAATGCGAAAAATGGTAAAATTCTGAAAGAAGACAGAACaacgaccttttttttttgtttttgtctttccCCAAAAAATGCCGGAAACGTTTGCACAAAGACTTTCTGCTCTGCTCGTAAACATTccaaagtctctctctctctctcttagagATTCGCCGTCAAATAACGCCAAGTGACGTCATTTTGAAAAGCAGTTTTGCGTACGAAAAACTCGTTAAATGACATCAAAATCATCGGAGaaagaaggggggaggggaagCCCTTGTATTGATGAtcctatttttcttgttgggtGCAGTTTCCTCAAGACTAAATAATAAGAAGGTGGAAGAGAAAGGACGAGAAATTTAATATATTTcgggttcttcttcttattattattattctttttgtgttattttcttcgtcattttgggggtttttttttaaagaaaagaaaaaaaaagaggggagacgagagagagaaagaataacCGACAGACCGTCCAATCAGTTACATCTGTGCGTGCGGTAAAGGTGCCTAAAAGTAAGTCAGTATGTCAGGTCGCAGCCTGTTTTGTGCCCGACTTGTGCATACcgttaacacacacacacacacaccgactGCGTGTGTCTGTATGTACACACACcttattttctctcggctctaGCTCATTGCCGGAGTAAGGTGTCGGAGAATAGACTCTATAGCAACTAGCATACATATACATCTTCTTTCTAcacgaaatgaaatcattgaCGGATCGTTGGTAATAGCATTGCAAGTAAGTAGCCTGTAGCCTAGTTCATCATTGCATCCACATGTAGCCTAAGTTTCCAGGTGTGCCCAACCATCATGAAAAGTATTACACTCATCTGTatagaaaaggagagagaaaaaaagacggcTGATGATATTTTTTCGGATGGGCGCAAATTGGAAATGGCGAATCGTTGgctgtttctctcttttttcgtcCTTGACTCCCCTACACACAATGTAGCAtacaattattatttctcttttgttgttgtgtttctctctcgcttttttctttctttcgcaaTCCGAAACGTATAACGCCACGAACGCACGAACTCGGCAATCTAAATAGGTAGTCGTAGTCGGATTACGTATATGTGTGTTTAAGGTCTAATGACATGTTAAAGGGAAAGACACCAAAGACACAtcggttgttggttgttgttgtcgttggccAAAAGGGTAACGAGCGAGGTTTCAACTTGGCGTGTTATTGTGACATCACGCAAGTGATATTACACTACTCGAGCGAATCACGAAAACGCCAAAACCAATGGGGCGTAAGTTGATACGTATGTAGTATCCCATTTTGGCCGATAAATtttaaaggagaaaaagaaaaggaaagaaaaaaaaagggaaaagagtgTACAGACtattattttcaaagaaaagccAACGCCTATATCGTCTATGATCTCCATCAAAGTGCCTATACTGCCCTTTAACGGCTTGACACTGTGGCGATGTGACCGAGATCGGCCGCGTGAAATCTTACACCGACCTCTAAAAAAGCGAAAGCATCGTTGGCGCAAGCAGGGGCCAGCACACAGCTGCAGCAGCAACTCTCCAATGGGAAACGAGTCCCGGTACGACCCCCTTCGACACTATTATGTATACACACGCTAGATAGATACTATAATACTgtgcaacattaaaaaaagaagaaaaaaaaaaagaaaacttttgggGAAAATTTTTGCTATGTTGGTTTTCCTTTGTCGCCGTTGACAtgaaatccttttggattcattcccaaataaaaaaaagcgacgacgacgacttccACAATGGACGAGGAtggattttaaaaaggaaaataaaagcgcGGCACAGGATTTCGCCGAAACGcgtgtataaataaataagattgcttttttcctgtttcatATTTAGATTTTTGGGGAGATATAATACATTCATCTTGTTAACACTTTCCCTCCGTCGTGCCTGTCGCGCACTGATAtcaatataaaatttaaaaaaaaaaaagtacagaCAATAAGAGAGAGTTGATATTCTATGGTGATAGTTTTTCGCAGATGCCTCTCTCACCTTTCCCTCATCAGCCCGTCCGTTTGGCGACGCGGTCACTCAGTGGAACATCCTCGGTCCGATTCGAcaatcataaaataaaattccgccCGATTACGAAGCGACTCCGTATAAATGAGTCGATAAATTGACATTTTACGGCTCCGTTCTCATTCGTTGCACGCAAGGTTACGCAAATATGCACGCACCAACAATCGGCGCGGGCGACATGTCGGCGCGCTTGTTTATGAAAtcacattttctctctctctctctttttcttgtgtgtgtttgtgtgttcatcttcttcttgtttgagGTGCTGGACGAGAGAGTGAGAGGCGCGAGTGATGGCCTTCGCATCGCCCGGCTGCGCGAGATAGATTTCTCGACGGCATCACGGCGGATGAGAGCAGCGGCGGCCTTGCCGGCGGGTTGCTGAAGAAGATCCCTCATCTATACAGATTGCTTTTTATGATTCCCATCCACATACCTTTGATAAGATTGTTGTTCGCCCACCCTACCCCCATTTTCAGCTTGGGCCTGATGAGTGCGTGCACTTTTCTGTGCATAGCTCGaaaggggaaaagaaagaaaaaaggttcccAGAAGAAAAGTTGTGTGTGCTGTATTATAACGAGGACAAACACCGAGAAATTCCGCGTGTTTTGGACTTTGGAACCTGGCTAATCACCTGCTTCATCAatggaaataaagaaagaaaaccaggCATTGTGTAAAGCTAGCAGctcgggaaaaagaaaaaataagaacgccTTCGGAATGAAGAGGAGCACGTCTTATGAATAATTCACGAATCATTTGGATTTCGTCATGACTAGACTATGCGGAGGCCGCACGGCCTTGGGCAGCATGGTtagtcttttctctctctctctttctctacgGCGAAAAACAAGCGACTCGCAACGGTGGGCTTTCGGTTGATTAGATTCTTACATAAGACTCTTCATTATTATGTAGTCGGCCGAGGATCGAATTGCAATCAATTTGGTGTGTCGTTATATCGACATTACGGCCAGCGCCATCACAGTTGGTGCTGGGTATTTTCTTCTCATCATTCGtgattttctaaaaagaatttcaCCAACGACTTCAACGCAAGAGAtatgacccccccccccctccgccAGATAGTTGAAGAGAAAGTCCGCGTTCATCTGGCGCCATCCAGAGCCCAAAagtctgattttttttattagttgttatttttcttccctctTGGTTTCATAACGCCGTTATtccaatggaaaataaaatttggatCAAGAGTAAACCACCTATAGCGTAACAACTGTCATGATCGCTATTTGGCGAAATTATGCATCCGCGCCCGCTCCACCCGAGCTCCGCCGAgacattctcttttttctcttctcttcacgCGGGAACCTCTCCCGTAGGTACACGATTTGAGATAAAGAACGTCGTTTGTAAACGGATGCGTGAAGGTTGGGATCGGCAAAAGGGACGCGACAATGTCGGAATTTTCTTTATCGATTCCAATTTGTGTtggggattttaaaaatttttgcgGTAAAGTGTTCCTAGAGGCAAAATATCTGGGACCTTGTCGAAATCGATGCCGTTCAATACATGGGGAAACATGTTGCTGGAGCCCTTCTTTCATCCATCTCGCCGATGTCCTTGTAGCGGTTTGTCTTCCCCAACTGACATTTCAATGGTCGGGCATGGAAAAATTTCCCTGCCAATTTGGTCGGAATCAAATGTCGAAAGCGCCGCTATGACGAATACGGTAACGAAGAATATTGGCAAAAATTCTATTTGGAAATCAGTTGATTGCGCAATCAATAAGGGACGCTCACGCTGTTGCTTCGCGCGAAAGCGCCCAGCAATACAGCCAACACCTTGTGTTTGTTTTCGTTGCCGCTTCGGGAAAACGGAAAGCCAAAAATCAAGgcataaaagaaaagttgccaTAAAGATGGACGGTGCTGGGTTTCCCCAATTCAGCATCTCGTAGTCGTAGGCAAGGTGACAGTTCTTTCAGCTTCttcaactttctttcatcAATAAACGTTACATCCATTTTGAAAGAACAATATAGCACGTATACACCTTTCTGGGGAAGGCCAAAAAAATCCGCTTGAAAAATTAGacgaattaaaaattatgacacaatgctttgtttttttcttttgactacGTAATGTCGTTTTTCAACCTtaaggaagaaaaaaccttAAGTCAAGATTCTGAAGATGTTAACGAGGAGGTGCCAGATGTGgtggcaggtccctcttggttaaaaaaatgttctcgTTGAACtttgctttttaaatatttttcaaatttgattatttgcccacagacaaagttgtgataCAAAATAAACCAAGCCTGATGTGCAGTCATTCTTCAAgtgagttatttaaaaaaaaaacctaactgattaaacaaaaacggcaagagaaaaacagttccagtctCAATGGCATAGGAATAATCATATTCCGTACTATGTTACGATTTACAACGCCACCAAGtggtcaaaaatgaaaaatagaaacaagtttttcctacctttaaacctgggaaatacggccaagcatccatccatccgctgataAGTTGAATCCTCCAGGCAGAATAGGGAAAAggggggtcctcgtgaatacacccacactaaTATCGGTGTATACATGATGACAGagggaaaattgaaaaggagGAACAAGAGATCCGTAAAACCGTAACTCAAATTACATAGGCGGTTTCTCCAATCAAactggatgctgtttatctaaacaaaaaataaaaaatggattacaaaaaaaatttatcacacataaaaaaatacatcacATATATGTGGTAACTACAGTGTGGCCATTATTTGCagagaaataacaaaacaagtattttttttctaaaccaCCCATTTACTTGGAATTttcaacaaatgaaaaatgaaaacctatAATCATTACTTATAGCaccaatgaattaaaattaaagagataaattaatgtgtatgtgtatgttATGCATTGTAAAAAagtggtggaatttagggtagaggtgggacaataaaacCATTAAAAACCTATAATCCTTACATTTAACATCAATGAAATAAGATCAAAGCGATCAGCAATAAACATACTGTATAGGTAGCAAGAGATATTTCAGCTCAAATTGACAACAGTTTTAGGAACAGGATCTCCACTATACCCTACCATtccaaaacaaaatcattggAATAAGGATGACTAAATagatttaaaagaaacaaatattattggCAGCTTCATAATCAATGAACTATATCTAACACATTGACTTTATTCGTTTGCAACAACTGGATTTCCAGGAGATACCATTTACTTGTTGTTACTATATATTGTCATTGGATGAAGCGGTCCCCCAGCATTTTCTTGATGATTTCCATTTCCACTTAAGTATATTGGGTGGAAGTTGAATGATAAGAGTTGCTGATTTTGTTCAAGATGTCTTCAAGCTCTCAAACTGCTGTATGCTTCACTAGAGCTAAAGGAAAACTGGAAATTACCATTACTAAGGTGATAACGGTTGAAATCCTTGTGAAGTGTCTTCTTTCCATGAGACTAAATTGAAACAGCTTCACAATCCTTATCTGATAATATTCTTTAAGATACTTTTGCATAGTGGTGATTAAACCTTGGACTGAAATGTCATCTTGTCTAATTTCATCAAAGCGACATGATCCTGTACATATATAAtatttaaagtattgttgGTTGGCTATAAGCAAAATTAGGTAGCATTATTCATCTCAAATGTATAGGTAAAAGTTGCAGTTTTCCTTTAAGTGAAGCATACAGTAGGTCTTTACACTCTTTACTAAAAGCGTTTTGACTATTTCACACTATGTTGTATTCTGTTGTAACTGAGTGACTGCAATAAACGAGCcaactaaacaaacaaaacaagaaaaacaaaacaaaacaaaaaatcgggGTTGCCACacaaaatacaaattattAACATGCGCAAATTTACctgaataatttgaaaaacctaAGTACATTTGAAGCATACGATCAAAATTCGGGAGCCAAGTATTCCATAGGGCATACAATCTGGTCATAATGAATTCGAGGGACTGTGGGATCCATTGCTCTGGGAAGGGTTCTATCAACATGGCACCAAAAGGCCGGTCGAATTGGGATAATAAACTCGTCAAATTTCTGTTTCAGTTTGGCCACCGTTCCTGGTTCTATTTCTGATGccgtgaagaaaaagaaacagacgAGATCTGGCATACTGCTTACAAATTTGAATAGAACGTCTTGAAGTTCCTGACTTTTCCACGGAAATTTAGAGTCGTCCTCCTCGCCGTCCTCCTCGTAGAGAACAATTCTTTCCAGTCTTTTAGAATCGAGAAGAGCATTCAGTACGGCCCGATTCGAGTTTTCTCCTTCGCACCTGGAGTCGTACTGCAATCTAAATTTATTCGTGTAAACATTGTTAAATCTGTATTTTAGTTAGACCAAAATACTGACCTAAAATCTCGCAACTTTTTAGCCAGAGGTAAGTACCGACAAAGATTGTCGAATGATTCGGGGCAAGTAAGACCACCGCAAATATGAAGATTTCGAAGTAATGGGCAGCCACTGAATATCTGAATTATAGAATGATTCGGTGTAGAATTCCatatcaaaattttaatcttgAGCGTATACCGCAAATAAATCTCCTTCGAACAAACAAAACTGGTTTAGGGTTATGGTAGTCAACCGACCACAACGTgatatcattttcaaaaaatcaagagGTTCATCGTAAGGACTAGGATTAGGACCAAAAGCAGTGTTATTCGAAAGACCAATACCAAGCACTTCAAGATTAGGAGCGGCTTTCAGAAATGGTTCTAGAATCTctgagaaaataaagaaaaataacagtgCAACTTTGCAGTTGCGTAACTTAGGATACaggataaaaattaaaaacgcaCTACCTTTCATTGGATACAGGCAAACGTAAACGAATGTCTTTAAATGATGCAACACCCAGTCAGCTTTCATACAAAAAGGATATTCTACATAGCTGTCATCCAAATGCAAAAACTCTAACCTGGGATGTGCTCTACACATTTCGTCAACTTCCTTAATAATACACGGAAAATACATTTAGTCCCAAACTTTACGATCACAATAAGAAACATAACTTACTTGTGCACTGTGGCCAAAGCCATGAATGTAGCGAAGGTTAGGCAACCCGGTCCAGTGTTGTAGCGCAATCATACCGCCGATGTGTTCCAACTTAGCAAATCGCCCATCGACATCCCCGTCAAAACTTGACAGTTCATCACCATGAACATAGCATACAAGTGATTTTAGTTGACATTCTGAAGGGATCATATCACACGGGATTCCACAATCTTCAATTTTTATCCAAACGCGCTCAACACAGTTCATGTCATAATAGGAAAATACCCATTTGACCAGCCCCTCGACGCATTCGTCTACTATAGTTTCAGTATATAAACCGCCCCTTTTCAAaatcacaaaatttttcaataatgcCATCCAGCTCaagtttggaaaaaattcgtcTCGAGCACGATCGACGAATGCATAATCATAATTACATTTCCCGAATGGCCCATGCATGAAGTATTCATAATCACTATAGGCAATTTCCAGGTGCAAATCCACACATTTTCGGCAATAactacaaataataataacggcaTTTAGTGTAAAAACGCAATAAAAGTAATTATAGATACCTTAATAGCTGCAGGATTAAAGGCCAAGAGTCTATATAATAAGCACCATTGAATGCAAGGATTTTTAAGTGAGTCAGTTTTGAGAAACCATTTGATAATGTTTGAAGAGATGATGATTCAGACTCTTTcatttgatcaaaaataggttcaTCGTTCTCTGACAAGCTAATACTAAGTTTTGCAATATGATGACAGCTTTTAAATATCTGCCAAAGATGTGACATGTTAAGCTTGGtatcttgaatttttaatgctACCAAGTGACTCATTGAAGTTACAACGTCAAATAAAAAGTCACTTGGCAGCCAATAACAGTGGCTTATATCGAgacttgaaattatttttgggcaaaccCATCTACTTAGATACGTGTGTAATGAATTATGGGTGACAAAAAAACACTGCTGGATTGAAAGGTTTCTGTACAGTAGTTATAGAAATCAGAATTACAATTTGCTGCAAAGTTTCAGTACTAATATGTGTTACCTTCTTTCTCCCCATAGACATGAAAATCTGTCAGACACCCCTGAGATCGAAAAGGTTAAACAGTCTTTTTCATTCATGTAGTTGAAAAGGTGAAGCAGTATGTCAACAGGAAGACTGTCAAAATGTGTCTCCATCTTTGTTTCCAACCAAATCGAAACTCCACTGTCGCGTGTCGCACTCGCACCACAGACTTATCCGTAAAGACTAAAGACTACGAAGTCTAGTCTACGATCGTAACATCGACTACCTTGGTCCTATGCCGTGTGGTGGCGCGTCGAGCCCATTTTCGGAAAGCCATTATTTGTATTTACACTCACAAGACTAAATTGAAAACCTATACATACCACATATCATGCAGCTTATTGTAACCTAGAGTTCAATTTGCGCTATAACTCACGAATATCATGATTATCTTTTACcgtcacttttattttaaaatttctaggaacaaacaaagaaacaatCAATCAAACTGTGCAGTTCCTCATTTCCAAGTAGTTCTACCAGCAGCTGGTGCCAATTATGCTTTTTAAGAAGTACAAGGATGTGCCAAAGCGCTGTAAGACGATAGATCAAAGTAAGCGACATTTCCCACGAAATTAGTCTCATCTAGAGTTctcgaaaatcaaaataataattctttgGAGATTTAGGCATTTATAACCTGGAcgtctcagcattttttttaaatgtacgaCTGCCTTACCCGTATCGTAATACTCATCACGATTCGTTCATCGCTTACTCCACttacctaaaaaaaaagtcattcgatactcattgaaaatgaaacttgAGTCCAAAATTCACGAAAGGATGTCATGCTAACGTCTATTGGCATTATAGTAAAAGttggcgcaaaaaaaaaaatgtcgacgaTGCTgcgaacaaaaattttacgaGTTAAACCTGCTTAAGTATTTAGAAAACTTTCCAACCGATTGTACATTGCCAGATATGAATCGGCCAAGAAAGGGATGACTAAAAAGATTTAAGAGCGTTGGAAACCCAAACCTTATTGGTGGACCCAAGCGTGCTCGTCGCCTACCAGTCCTCAACATCTCCAAACCCATTTCTTTGCCAAACAATTTTGCAAGGCACGTTCGCAGAAGAAGCAATAACGACGGCATTTCCGATGGAACCTACAAACATCTGAAGAGAgaccatttctttttataaccAATTCGTATAATTAACGAAAGAAAATGGTACAACtgaagagagaatgatttaaactCAT
Proteins encoded in this window:
- the LOC124340960 gene encoding uncharacterized protein LOC124340960 isoform X1, giving the protein METHFDSLPVDILLHLFNYMNEKDCLTFSISGVSDRFSCLWGERRNLSIQQCFFVTHNSLHTYLSRWVCPKIISSLDISHCYWLPSDFLFDVVTSMSHLVALKIQDTKLNMSHLWQIFKSCHHIAKLSISLSENDEPIFDQMKESESSSLQTLSNGFSKLTHLKILAFNGAYYIDSWPLILQLLSYCRKCVDLHLEIAYSDYEYFMHGPFGKCNYDYAFVDRARDEFFPNLSWMALLKNFVILKRGGLYTETIVDECVEGLVKWVFSYYDMNCVERVWIKIEDCGIPCDMIPSECQLKSLVCYVHGDELSSFDGDVDGRFAKLEHIGGMIALQHWTGLPNLRYIHGFGHSAQEVDEMCRAHPRLEFLHLDDSYVEYPFCMKADWVLHHLKTFVYVCLYPMKEILEPFLKAAPNLEVLGIGLSNNTAFGPNPSPYDEPLDFLKMISRCGRLTTITLNQFCLFEGDLFAIFSGCPLLRNLHICGGLTCPESFDNLCRYLPLAKKLRDFRLQYDSRCEGENSNRAVLNALLDSKRLERIVLYEEDGEEDDSKFPWKSQELQDVLFKFVSSMPDLVCFFFFTASEIEPGTVAKLKQKFDEFIIPIRPAFWCHVDRTLPRAMDPTVPRIHYDQIVCPMEYLAPEF
- the LOC124340960 gene encoding uncharacterized protein LOC124340960 isoform X2, which translates into the protein METHFDSLPVDILLHLFNYMNEKDCLTFSISGVSDRFSCLWGERRNLSIQQCFFVTHNSLHTYLSRWVCPKIISSLDISHCYWLPSDFLFDVVTSMSHLVALKIQDTKLNMSHLWQIFKSCHHIAKLSISLSENDEPIFDQMKESESSSLQTLSNGFSKLTHLKILAFNGAYYIDSWPLILQLLSYCRKCVDLHLEIAYSDYEYFMHGPFGKCNYDYAFVDRARDEFFPNLSWMALLKNFVILKRGGLYTETIVDECVEGLVKWVFSYYDMNCVERVWIKIEDCGIPCDMIPSECQLKSLVCYVHGDELSSFDGDVDGRFAKLEHIGGMIALQHWTGLPNLRYIHGFGHSAQEVDEMCRAHPRLEFLHLDDSYVEYPFCMKADWVLHHLKTFVYVCLYPMKEILEPFLKAAPNLEVLGIGLSNNTAFGPNPSPYDEPLDFLKMISRCGRLTTITLNQFCLFEGDLFAIFSGCPLLRNLHICGGLTCPESFDNLCRYLPLAKKLRDFRCEGENSNRAVLNALLDSKRLERIVLYEEDGEEDDSKFPWKSQELQDVLFKFVSSMPDLVCFFFFTASEIEPGTVAKLKQKFDEFIIPIRPAFWCHVDRTLPRAMDPTVPRIHYDQIVCPMEYLAPEF